From Dethiosulfovibrio russensis, a single genomic window includes:
- a CDS encoding iron-containing alcohol dehydrogenase, with the protein MKDFVYESPTKIIFGRETELQVGREVAERGAKKVLLHYGGGSIKKTGLYDRVAKSLEEAGVSFVELGGVVPNPRLSLVYKGIELCRNESVDLVLAVGGGSAIDSAKAIAVGAPYEGDVWDFFDKGVMPEAGLPVGCILTISATGSETSTSSVITKEEGWLKHALRCERNRPAFAILNPELTTTLPAYQTAAGGTDIMAHLMERYFTNEPNVDLTDRLIEGTLQTVIKYLPIALKDPKNYDARAELMWASTIAHNGILDTGRIGDWASHRIEHEIGAIYDVAHGAGLAVVFPAWMKAVYSHDVARFVRFFHRVWGLEPDFWNPEKTVLDGIAVMENYFSSIGMPVTLEELGVPDDRLEEMAEKSNWNGPVGQFVPITTEKALEILKLCR; encoded by the coding sequence ATGAAAGATTTCGTCTACGAGAGCCCTACCAAAATAATCTTCGGCAGAGAAACGGAACTACAGGTCGGCCGGGAAGTCGCTGAGAGAGGGGCTAAAAAAGTCCTGCTCCACTACGGCGGAGGAAGCATAAAGAAAACCGGCCTCTACGACAGAGTAGCAAAATCGCTTGAAGAAGCGGGGGTATCTTTCGTTGAGCTCGGAGGGGTCGTGCCCAACCCAAGGCTATCTCTGGTCTATAAGGGAATAGAGCTGTGTCGAAACGAGTCGGTGGACCTTGTCCTGGCCGTCGGGGGCGGCAGCGCCATAGACTCGGCCAAGGCCATAGCCGTCGGGGCTCCATACGAGGGCGACGTCTGGGACTTCTTCGACAAGGGAGTCATGCCGGAGGCGGGCCTTCCTGTAGGATGCATACTGACCATCTCCGCCACAGGCAGCGAGACCAGCACCTCGTCTGTCATAACGAAGGAGGAGGGATGGCTGAAACACGCCCTCCGTTGCGAGCGCAACCGTCCGGCCTTCGCCATACTCAACCCGGAGCTTACCACCACCCTTCCGGCTTACCAGACCGCCGCCGGAGGCACCGACATAATGGCCCATCTGATGGAGAGGTACTTCACCAACGAACCCAACGTGGACCTTACGGACAGACTGATAGAGGGAACCCTTCAGACCGTGATAAAATACCTTCCCATCGCTCTGAAAGACCCGAAGAACTACGACGCCAGGGCCGAGTTGATGTGGGCCTCCACCATAGCCCACAACGGCATACTGGACACGGGACGTATAGGAGACTGGGCATCTCACAGAATAGAGCACGAGATAGGCGCCATCTACGACGTGGCCCACGGGGCCGGTCTGGCGGTGGTTTTTCCCGCCTGGATGAAGGCGGTCTACAGTCACGACGTGGCCCGTTTCGTCCGCTTCTTCCATAGGGTATGGGGTCTGGAACCCGACTTCTGGAACCCGGAGAAGACCGTTCTGGACGGAATCGCCGTCATGGAGAACTATTTCAGTAGCATAGGCATGCCGGTGACCCTGGAGGAACTCGGCGTTCCAGACGACCGGCTGGAGGAGATGGCCGAGAAGAGCAACTGGAACGGCCCGGTAGGCCAGTTCGTACCGATCACCACGGAAAAGGCGCTGGAGATACTGAAACTGTGTAGATAA
- a CDS encoding diguanylate cyclase, translating to MTFSGSVPVVQIVEDSLTQAKRLERLLRSHGYEVTVARNGALGLEMAGKVKPTVVITDVMMPEMDGYEMCRKIKDDPELKDTPVVILTSLSDPGDVIKGLQCGADNFLTKPYQDEHLLRRLQHILTNLDLRRSGQAQMSVEVFFGGEYHKLTADRIQIVDLLLSTFEAAVMQNSQLQKLSGDYRNALDDVKRVQANFQTIMETTGDGVVVVDDAGLVRYVNPAAELLFESSSSEMIGKPFSYDVDEDGDWEISIKTSKGEIYVDMRVVGSNWDGDLVRLATLRDISETVCLRKRLEEEATTDALTGLYNRRGFMTMGQRIIEVADERGLDVLCVFADLDGFKRVNDDFGHDEGDKVLKEAAEALEDVFRESDIVGRVGGDEFAVILLDDGQDCEESIKRRIDEKLESVNRNPERCPYPMLMSVGIHRRKSGSGSSLSDLMIRADKKMYSSKPPRP from the coding sequence ATGACTTTTAGCGGATCTGTTCCCGTGGTCCAGATCGTCGAGGACAGTCTTACTCAAGCGAAAAGGCTTGAGAGGTTGCTCAGATCTCATGGTTACGAGGTTACAGTGGCTCGTAACGGAGCTTTGGGGCTGGAGATGGCAGGCAAGGTGAAGCCTACCGTGGTTATAACCGACGTGATGATGCCGGAGATGGACGGCTACGAGATGTGCCGGAAGATAAAGGACGATCCGGAGCTTAAGGATACCCCGGTGGTGATACTGACCTCCCTCTCCGATCCGGGGGATGTCATAAAGGGTCTTCAATGCGGAGCGGATAACTTTCTTACCAAACCCTATCAGGACGAGCACCTCCTTCGCAGGCTGCAGCATATACTGACCAACCTGGACCTTAGACGGTCCGGTCAAGCTCAGATGAGCGTCGAGGTGTTTTTCGGAGGGGAGTATCACAAGCTGACCGCCGACAGGATACAGATAGTCGACCTGCTTCTGTCGACCTTCGAGGCAGCTGTGATGCAGAACAGTCAGCTTCAAAAGTTGTCCGGAGATTATCGTAACGCCCTGGACGACGTCAAGAGGGTTCAGGCCAACTTCCAGACCATAATGGAGACCACCGGAGACGGGGTCGTCGTGGTGGACGATGCTGGGTTGGTCCGTTACGTCAATCCCGCGGCGGAGCTGCTCTTCGAGAGTTCCAGCTCGGAGATGATAGGTAAGCCCTTTTCCTACGACGTGGACGAAGACGGTGACTGGGAGATATCCATAAAGACCTCGAAGGGCGAGATCTACGTGGACATGAGGGTGGTCGGATCCAACTGGGACGGAGATTTGGTGAGGCTGGCGACCTTGAGGGATATATCCGAGACGGTCTGTCTCAGAAAGAGGCTGGAGGAGGAGGCCACCACCGATGCCCTCACCGGTCTTTATAACAGAAGAGGCTTTATGACCATGGGACAGAGGATTATAGAGGTGGCCGACGAGAGGGGGCTGGATGTCCTTTGCGTCTTCGCGGATCTGGACGGATTCAAGAGGGTCAACGACGATTTCGGCCACGACGAGGGCGATAAGGTTCTCAAGGAGGCGGCTGAGGCCCTGGAAGATGTCTTCAGGGAATCGGACATAGTCGGCAGGGTAGGAGGGGACGAGTTTGCCGTTATCCTTCTCGACGACGGACAGGATTGCGAGGAGAGCATAAAGCGGAGGATCGACGAGAAGCTGGAGTCGGTGAACCGCAATCCGGAACGGTGTCCTTATCCCATGCTTATGAGCGTTGGAATACACAGGAGAAAGTCCGGTTCAGGATCCAGCCTTTCCGACTTAATGATAAGGGCGGACAAAAAAATGTACAGTTCCAAGCCTCCCCGGCCTTAA
- the cheB gene encoding chemotaxis-specific protein-glutamate methyltransferase CheB, translating into MIRVLVVDDSIVLRKLICRLLVKDPDIEVAGQCENGEQALSFVLSNPVDVVTMDIQMPVMEGFQATKRIMEEKPMPVVVVSSCLEPDDVEKTFKAIEAGAVAVLPKPSHRAGGFEDYGEQLRRTIKDASLASVGKLLSCRIDRFGEVDCKSIKTVVVGASTGGPQALAGMLSVIPGDFPAPLFVVQHIASGFLEGMSQWLSSCTDLKVKVANSGERPSPGTVYLAPEGRHMEIYDREIRLSDGPSEHGVRPSVSVLFRSIPSSLRSVSAGVILSGMGMDGARELRDLKDDGAITFAQDRESSVIWGMPGEAVRLSAADNVLSPEEIGKALSLCARKG; encoded by the coding sequence ATGATAAGGGTTTTAGTGGTGGACGATTCGATAGTCCTCAGAAAACTGATCTGCCGGTTGCTGGTCAAGGACCCCGATATAGAGGTGGCTGGTCAGTGCGAAAACGGTGAGCAGGCACTGAGTTTCGTCCTCTCCAACCCTGTGGACGTGGTCACCATGGATATACAGATGCCGGTGATGGAGGGGTTTCAGGCTACCAAGAGGATAATGGAGGAGAAGCCGATGCCGGTGGTGGTGGTCAGCTCCTGTCTGGAGCCGGACGATGTGGAAAAGACCTTCAAGGCCATAGAGGCCGGAGCGGTGGCGGTTCTGCCCAAGCCGTCCCATCGGGCCGGAGGTTTCGAGGATTACGGAGAGCAGCTTCGCAGGACGATAAAGGACGCCTCTCTTGCCTCCGTAGGAAAACTTCTTTCATGCCGTATCGATAGATTCGGCGAAGTGGATTGTAAATCTATAAAGACGGTGGTGGTAGGGGCCTCCACAGGAGGACCTCAGGCTTTGGCCGGGATGCTGTCGGTCATTCCCGGGGATTTTCCCGCTCCGCTCTTCGTGGTGCAGCATATAGCCTCCGGTTTCCTGGAGGGGATGTCCCAGTGGCTATCCAGTTGTACCGACTTGAAGGTAAAGGTAGCGAATAGCGGGGAGAGGCCGTCTCCCGGAACGGTCTATCTGGCTCCGGAAGGGCGTCATATGGAGATCTACGACAGGGAAATCCGCCTATCCGATGGACCTTCCGAACACGGAGTAAGACCGTCGGTCTCCGTTTTGTTTAGATCTATTCCTTCGTCTCTGCGGTCCGTTTCGGCCGGTGTGATCTTATCCGGAATGGGGATGGACGGAGCCCGAGAACTCAGAGATCTTAAGGACGACGGAGCCATCACCTTCGCTCAGGACAGGGAGAGCTCGGTGATATGGGGTATGCCCGGAGAGGCGGTCAGGCTATCCGCCGCCGACAATGTGCTGTCTCCCGAGGAGATCGGGAAGGCCCTATCTCTCTGTGCCAGGAAAGGATGA
- a CDS encoding hybrid sensor histidine kinase/response regulator, whose product MNSSDLEFLQELRQDFLLEAREHLQTITSGLLDLERSEVPEEKIVESVYRAAHSLKGAAHAVEMPKVASLCQSMEGVFSRVKEGSLFLEKKDYDLLQRSMDCLSVLIEDPDGDDREARVLAKSMDDLKGGSPKEIDPPMPMEEKAPPPLEEQPKGTVGDTVRVKSSKVDSLLLQAEEMISVNLAMDQRIKEGRELLSLVEDCKKALHQEDMEALRSSFYAVEGEIRKTIKALSMDGRSARVLLDRLLSDAKAVVMLPSSTLLQSFPKMVRDLSRNMGKDVDFRMTGGDVEVDKRILEGMKDPLIHLIRNALDHGIESHDERIVSNKNPVASLSLSFSYTYGGQIEIVLSDDGRGLDRDRIAEKAVISGLISQDQVLSMEDGEVLDLIFRSGFSTSKLITDVSGRGLGMSIVRENVELLGGSISLSSQSGEGTSFRIKLPLSMATFRGVVVEEWGRSFVLPTSQVVKVTRVGSDLVRSLEGREAVDVDGTTYPLARLGAVLDLSGNGRDDNDKNQAFPVVVVSSGTGVSFAFAVGAVVGEQEILLKGLGPQMVKVPFVSGATVMGSGKVAPVLRVKDLIQRASERKSTVATAVESEEEPTSVLLVEDSITSRTLLKNILTASGYMVQTAVDGREGFDLFSRESFDIVVSDVEMPGMNGFELTRAIRSHGSKGAVPVVLVTSLDSRSDRERGVEAGADAYIVKSSFDQTKLLDVMRRLL is encoded by the coding sequence TTGAATTCCTCCGATTTGGAGTTTCTTCAGGAGTTGCGGCAGGATTTTCTCCTGGAGGCTCGGGAGCATCTTCAGACGATTACGTCGGGGCTTCTGGATCTGGAGCGATCCGAGGTCCCCGAGGAAAAGATCGTCGAGTCGGTATACAGGGCGGCTCATAGCCTTAAGGGGGCGGCCCACGCGGTCGAGATGCCCAAGGTGGCGTCTCTGTGTCAGTCTATGGAGGGGGTTTTCTCCAGGGTCAAGGAAGGAAGCCTCTTTCTGGAAAAAAAGGACTACGATCTGCTTCAGAGGTCCATGGACTGTCTTTCCGTCCTGATAGAGGATCCCGACGGGGACGACCGGGAGGCCAGGGTTCTTGCCAAGTCTATGGACGATCTGAAGGGCGGTTCTCCCAAAGAGATAGATCCTCCTATGCCGATGGAGGAGAAGGCTCCGCCTCCGTTGGAGGAGCAGCCGAAGGGAACGGTTGGAGACACAGTAAGGGTTAAGTCGTCCAAGGTGGACTCGTTGCTTCTCCAGGCGGAGGAGATGATCTCGGTCAACCTGGCGATGGACCAGAGGATAAAGGAGGGGCGGGAGCTGCTGTCTCTGGTGGAGGACTGCAAGAAGGCCCTGCACCAGGAGGACATGGAGGCCCTGAGGTCGTCCTTTTACGCTGTGGAGGGCGAGATAAGAAAAACCATAAAGGCTCTCTCCATGGACGGAAGATCGGCCAGAGTGCTTCTGGATCGTCTTCTGAGCGACGCCAAGGCGGTGGTGATGCTGCCGTCCTCTACCCTTCTCCAGTCTTTCCCCAAGATGGTAAGGGATCTGTCCAGAAACATGGGAAAGGACGTCGATTTTCGGATGACCGGCGGAGATGTCGAGGTGGACAAGAGGATTCTCGAGGGCATGAAGGATCCCCTCATCCATCTGATAAGGAACGCCCTGGATCACGGCATAGAGAGCCACGATGAGAGGATAGTCTCGAACAAAAATCCGGTGGCCTCTCTGAGCCTTTCCTTCTCCTATACCTACGGTGGTCAGATCGAGATAGTGCTGTCCGACGACGGTAGAGGTCTGGACCGGGATAGGATAGCGGAAAAAGCGGTGATCTCCGGTCTGATTTCCCAGGATCAGGTTCTGTCCATGGAGGACGGCGAGGTTCTGGATCTGATATTCCGTTCCGGTTTTTCGACCAGCAAGCTTATCACCGACGTCTCCGGTCGAGGATTGGGGATGTCTATAGTCAGGGAGAACGTGGAGCTGCTGGGAGGGAGCATATCCCTTTCGTCCCAGTCAGGCGAGGGAACTTCCTTCAGAATCAAGCTTCCTCTTTCCATGGCGACTTTCAGAGGGGTTGTGGTGGAGGAGTGGGGAAGGTCCTTCGTGTTGCCCACCTCTCAGGTGGTGAAGGTGACCAGGGTCGGATCCGATTTGGTTCGGAGTCTCGAGGGCAGGGAAGCGGTTGACGTTGACGGGACGACCTATCCTCTGGCCAGATTAGGGGCGGTTTTGGATCTTTCCGGAAACGGTAGGGACGATAACGATAAAAACCAGGCCTTCCCTGTAGTGGTGGTGTCCTCCGGTACAGGCGTGTCCTTTGCCTTCGCCGTAGGGGCCGTCGTGGGGGAGCAGGAGATCCTTCTCAAGGGACTGGGCCCTCAGATGGTAAAGGTTCCCTTTGTCTCCGGTGCCACCGTGATGGGGTCTGGAAAGGTGGCTCCCGTTTTGAGAGTCAAGGACCTTATTCAAAGAGCCTCCGAGAGGAAGTCCACCGTAGCGACTGCCGTCGAGTCTGAGGAAGAGCCCACTTCGGTGTTGCTCGTGGAGGATTCCATAACCTCTAGAACCTTGCTGAAGAATATATTGACCGCCTCGGGATATATGGTACAAACTGCGGTGGACGGCAGAGAGGGTTTTGATCTATTCTCCAGGGAGTCTTTCGACATAGTGGTTTCGGACGTGGAGATGCCCGGAATGAACGGTTTCGAGTTGACCAGGGCTATACGGTCGCATGGGTCGAAAGGGGCGGTTCCCGTGGTGCTGGTAACCTCCTTGGACAGCCGGAGTGACAGAGAGAGAGGGGTGGAGGCGGGAGCCGACGCCTATATAGTCAAGAGCAGTTTCGACCAGACGAAGTTGTTGGATGTCATGAGGCGGTTGCTCTAA
- a CDS encoding methyl-accepting chemotaxis protein has product MKKLKVKDKVLWGVGAMVAIALALGGLGFYGISRLSDTMEEIKDSKIPAIRILKDLEFNRMVLRVESVSVRDGMDLRELNGIANRRRDLSSRMDRLWSDLMSLSAGLGVDEANKSKIGEVYKQWRGTHDELDRIIASILNDTSGQRKTLYEKYGSAVLSILSTSDSLGELLDGLASDINEEIDIEVASEQSLGHHLSTVSLVAVVFGGLFGFMLAYGIISSVAHPIAEGVALIVRLKDGDLREDVPKEFLEREDEIGELARSIQALTEDMRRQILAMAEVSTSLSASAYQISAAVSQVTASAEETSTAVVETTATMEEVRSTAALTDKKSTDVAESAKNGIEVVKKGKDATEKLLGGLKKIGDQMNSIAKTIVRLSEQSQEIGEITGTVEDLAEQSNLLAVNAAVEAAKAGEEGRGFAVVAQEIKALAEQSKQSAKEVQKILRDIQKATDAAVMATEQGAKAVEEGGKDAVPSRASIQEITKGFGEMSQAATVIARSNNELLDGVDQVLIAMENVKEAGIQNLAGMKDVESSAKGLKDMGQTLSKLIDRYQV; this is encoded by the coding sequence ATGAAAAAACTTAAAGTGAAGGACAAGGTTCTTTGGGGGGTCGGAGCGATGGTGGCCATAGCTCTTGCCCTAGGTGGATTGGGGTTTTACGGTATATCCCGCCTATCCGATACCATGGAGGAGATAAAGGACAGCAAGATTCCGGCTATAAGGATTTTGAAGGATCTGGAATTCAACAGGATGGTTTTGAGGGTGGAGAGCGTCTCGGTGAGAGACGGCATGGACCTCCGGGAGCTGAACGGCATCGCCAACAGGAGGAGGGATCTGTCCTCCAGGATGGACCGACTTTGGAGCGATCTGATGTCCCTTTCGGCAGGGCTCGGAGTGGACGAGGCTAACAAGTCAAAAATAGGAGAGGTCTATAAACAATGGCGGGGTACCCACGATGAGCTTGACCGTATCATCGCCTCCATATTGAACGATACCTCCGGTCAAAGAAAGACCCTTTACGAAAAGTATGGCTCGGCGGTGCTGTCGATTCTCTCCACCTCCGATTCCCTAGGAGAGCTGTTGGATGGTCTGGCCTCGGATATAAACGAGGAAATAGACATCGAGGTGGCCTCGGAGCAGAGTTTGGGCCATCATCTCTCTACCGTCAGCCTCGTCGCTGTTGTCTTCGGAGGGCTCTTTGGATTTATGCTGGCATACGGCATAATTTCGTCCGTGGCACATCCCATCGCTGAGGGAGTGGCTCTTATAGTCAGGCTTAAGGACGGAGACCTTCGGGAGGACGTGCCGAAGGAGTTTCTCGAAAGGGAAGACGAGATCGGCGAGCTTGCCCGGTCCATACAGGCTCTCACGGAGGATATGAGACGGCAGATACTGGCCATGGCGGAGGTCTCCACTTCTCTCTCGGCCTCGGCCTATCAGATATCCGCCGCTGTCTCTCAGGTGACTGCCAGTGCCGAGGAGACCTCTACCGCTGTGGTAGAGACCACCGCCACCATGGAAGAGGTGCGGTCCACCGCGGCGCTGACCGATAAAAAGAGTACCGACGTGGCTGAGAGCGCCAAAAACGGCATAGAAGTGGTTAAAAAGGGAAAGGATGCTACCGAGAAACTACTGGGCGGTCTGAAGAAAATAGGCGATCAGATGAACTCCATCGCCAAGACCATAGTGCGTCTGAGCGAGCAGAGCCAGGAGATCGGCGAGATCACCGGCACGGTGGAGGATTTGGCGGAGCAGTCCAACCTCTTGGCGGTGAACGCCGCGGTGGAGGCCGCCAAGGCCGGGGAGGAAGGCAGAGGTTTTGCTGTTGTGGCCCAGGAAATAAAGGCCCTGGCCGAGCAGTCCAAGCAGTCGGCCAAGGAGGTCCAGAAGATACTCAGGGATATCCAGAAGGCTACCGATGCCGCCGTAATGGCGACGGAACAGGGGGCCAAGGCGGTGGAGGAGGGAGGAAAGGACGCCGTTCCCTCCAGGGCCTCTATCCAGGAGATCACCAAGGGGTTCGGGGAAATGTCTCAGGCCGCTACCGTCATAGCTAGATCTAACAACGAGCTTCTCGACGGCGTGGATCAGGTGCTGATAGCCATGGAGAACGTCAAAGAAGCGGGAATTCAGAACCTGGCCGGTATGAAGGACGTCGAGAGTTCGGCTAAGGGGCTTAAAGATATGGGGCAGACCCTTTCGAAATTGATCGACCGATACCAGGTCTAG
- a CDS encoding chemotaxis protein CheW, translating into MRRDVSAVLESRAQVLASKRGASSEKLEELITFRLGRETYGVSSDWVGEVFPVKEIAELPGVPGFIVGVVNLRGRIISVNDLALILDVPVETESDRFVLVLSFDSMEMGLLVGSPVDVMTVPSDSMIPPIPSSSGAMDYISGISGDVIVLNGAKILFDKKLSVDGEL; encoded by the coding sequence ATGAGAAGGGACGTGTCAGCTGTTCTCGAAAGTAGGGCTCAGGTTCTGGCTTCTAAAAGGGGGGCGTCGTCGGAGAAATTGGAGGAACTGATAACCTTCAGATTGGGACGGGAGACCTACGGCGTATCCTCCGATTGGGTCGGAGAGGTCTTTCCGGTCAAGGAGATTGCCGAGCTGCCCGGAGTTCCCGGTTTTATCGTCGGGGTGGTGAACTTGAGGGGAAGGATAATATCGGTAAACGACCTGGCTCTTATTCTGGATGTGCCGGTCGAGACCGAATCGGACCGTTTCGTTCTTGTGCTGAGTTTCGACTCGATGGAGATGGGCCTTCTGGTGGGATCTCCTGTGGACGTCATGACCGTGCCTTCCGACTCTATGATTCCTCCCATACCGAGTTCCTCCGGTGCTATGGACTATATATCGGGGATATCCGGAGACGTTATAGTGTTGAACGGGGCGAAGATACTTTTCGATAAAAAATTGTCCGTAGACGGAGAATTGTAG
- a CDS encoding CheR family methyltransferase: MSEALGRLSDSDLDTVVSLFSRRFGLVMGWDEIKARDKAASLIGELSRKLGETPEEVFRLIRKRSDKAFMDMISPHITVGETFFFRDRKALDAFGREIVPRLASRAKRPINVWSAGCSTGEEPYTLAMIMDHSILGLAGGFRVYGTDLNENSLKKARQGMYGRWSFRGMSDIEISRYFDVVGDDRFKVKDRYRSRVSFESANLVSSSPLRLRREDKMDVIFCRNVMMYFDEANRKKVLRSFREALSPDGWLVVAACEIPILDGSSFHPVRMGEQTFFTVEEGPSAPPERYLLDSAVSEIEPEVEAVSDVWFDLESETEPEFEPKVEAVPSCDGDLIRSLADRGMSDEALELCLSSENSTDPYVHYLMSVIYQDRGELDFAKDCLRKALFLRPSFVMAHFALLGIAVSQSNDRDRARHIRNVEELLLQMAEDEPVPYGEGATAGDLLSALKDL; encoded by the coding sequence ATGTCCGAAGCTCTCGGTCGGTTGTCCGATTCCGATCTGGATACGGTGGTTTCCCTTTTTTCCCGCAGGTTCGGACTGGTCATGGGGTGGGACGAAATAAAGGCCAGGGATAAGGCGGCCTCCTTGATCGGGGAGCTCTCTCGCAAGCTGGGGGAGACACCGGAGGAGGTTTTTCGTCTGATTCGGAAGAGGTCGGACAAGGCCTTTATGGACATGATCTCGCCTCACATAACGGTTGGTGAGACGTTTTTCTTTCGGGATAGAAAGGCTCTCGATGCCTTTGGTCGGGAGATCGTTCCCCGTCTGGCCTCCAGGGCTAAGAGGCCGATTAACGTCTGGTCCGCCGGATGCAGCACCGGAGAGGAGCCTTATACACTGGCCATGATAATGGATCATTCCATTTTGGGACTGGCGGGAGGTTTCAGGGTTTACGGAACGGATCTTAACGAAAACAGCTTGAAAAAAGCTCGTCAGGGTATGTATGGTCGCTGGTCCTTTCGAGGAATGAGCGATATCGAGATATCGCGATATTTCGATGTCGTCGGAGACGACCGTTTCAAGGTTAAAGATCGTTACAGGTCCAGAGTGTCCTTCGAGTCGGCCAACCTGGTTTCCTCGAGTCCTCTTCGGCTTCGGCGGGAGGACAAAATGGATGTCATATTCTGTCGTAACGTGATGATGTATTTCGACGAGGCCAACAGAAAGAAGGTCCTTCGTAGCTTCAGAGAGGCCCTTTCACCGGATGGATGGCTGGTCGTGGCGGCCTGCGAGATTCCCATATTGGACGGTTCTTCCTTTCACCCGGTCAGAATGGGGGAACAGACCTTTTTCACGGTCGAGGAGGGGCCTTCTGCTCCTCCTGAGCGTTATCTTCTGGATTCGGCCGTATCGGAAATCGAGCCGGAGGTCGAGGCTGTTTCCGATGTGTGGTTTGATCTCGAGTCGGAAACGGAACCGGAGTTCGAGCCGAAGGTCGAGGCTGTCCCGTCCTGCGACGGCGATCTGATTCGGTCTTTGGCGGATAGGGGAATGTCGGATGAGGCACTGGAACTCTGTCTTTCATCGGAGAACTCCACCGATCCCTACGTCCACTATCTGATGTCGGTGATATATCAGGACAGGGGAGAGCTCGATTTCGCCAAGGATTGCCTCAGGAAGGCCCTTTTTCTCCGGCCGTCTTTCGTGATGGCCCATTTCGCCCTTCTTGGAATAGCGGTGTCCCAATCGAACGATAGGGATCGGGCCAGACACATCAGAAATGTGGAGGAGCTTCTGCTGCAGATGGCGGAGGACGAGCCCGTTCCCTACGGAGAGGGTGCCACGGCGGGAGATCTGCTGTCGGCTTTGAAGGATCTGTGA
- a CDS encoding chemotaxis protein CheW has product MGYFLRFYVGSRSFALPVHEVDRIVPAVAVSPLNEPHSVVAGMINVEGEGVPLYDLRSVYREPQVEMGLDHRFILITWKDKSVALWVDGVDDVVSLSEDPVELPGSDRMASMVFDDDIFALSVVSSEEIMDLAERVAR; this is encoded by the coding sequence ATGGGGTATTTTCTGAGATTTTACGTGGGTTCCAGGAGTTTTGCACTCCCCGTGCACGAGGTGGATAGAATAGTTCCGGCGGTGGCCGTATCCCCTTTGAACGAACCCCACTCGGTGGTGGCCGGGATGATCAACGTCGAGGGCGAAGGGGTGCCGCTCTACGATCTTCGCAGTGTCTATCGAGAGCCCCAGGTAGAAATGGGGCTGGACCATCGTTTCATACTGATTACCTGGAAGGACAAATCCGTAGCCCTGTGGGTCGACGGAGTGGACGACGTGGTCTCCCTTTCGGAGGATCCCGTCGAGCTGCCGGGGTCGGATCGGATGGCCTCCATGGTCTTCGACGACGACATTTTTGCCCTGTCGGTGGTGTCCTCCGAGGAGATAATGGATCTGGCAGAGAGGGTCGCCCGATAA